A single genomic interval of Streptococcus suis harbors:
- a CDS encoding replication initiator protein A, with protein sequence MKRITANQYQTSERYYKLPKILFESERYKDMKLEVKVAYAVLKDRLELSLSKGWIDEDGAIYLIYSNSNLMALLGCSKSKLLSIKKTLREYGLIDEVQQSSSEKGRMANKIYLGELEHETTPVLHTDGASVKKTLGGSQRKTGPVLNSAPSETEGSETKYSETKGSDFLIEDEEERQQVDEKQEENFTSKVDGVTKYDRDYIWGLVHDQLRQSGLSQSASDYAMIYFSDRYQYALEHMRFARSAEVIAEYVFNGVLSEWTKQLRRQEVKGGD encoded by the coding sequence ATGAAACGTATTACCGCTAATCAGTATCAAACATCAGAGCGTTATTATAAACTCCCTAAAATTTTGTTTGAGAGTGAACGTTATAAGGATATGAAGCTGGAGGTTAAGGTAGCCTACGCGGTTTTAAAGGATCGGTTGGAGTTATCTTTGAGTAAGGGCTGGATTGATGAGGATGGGGCTATTTATTTGATTTATTCCAATTCAAATCTGATGGCACTTTTAGGCTGTTCAAAGTCAAAACTACTCTCTATCAAGAAAACCTTACGCGAATATGGCTTAATTGATGAAGTCCAACAGTCCTCTAGTGAAAAAGGTCGTATGGCAAATAAAATTTACTTGGGGGAATTAGAACATGAAACTACCCCAGTCTTACATACAGACGGGGCTAGTGTTAAAAAAACACTAGGGGGGTCTCAAAGAAAGACGGGGCCGGTCTTAAATTCAGCCCCTAGTGAGACTGAAGGAAGTGAGACTAAATATAGTGAAACTAAAGGGAGTGATTTCCTTATTGAGGACGAGGAGGAGAGGCAGCAAGTAGATGAGAAACAAGAAGAGAACTTTACTTCAAAAGTCGATGGCGTGACCAAGTACGATCGAGATTATATTTGGGGTTTGGTTCATGACCAGTTAAGACAGTCGGGGCTATCTCAGTCAGCTAGTGACTATGCCATGATTTATTTTAGTGACCGTTATCAGTATGCTTTGGAACATATGCGATTTGCTCGGTCAGCGGAAGTAATAGCTGAATACGTATTTAATGGTGTGCTGTCAGAGTGGACCAAGCAACTGAGACGACAAGAAGTAAAGGGAGGTGATTAA
- the dcm gene encoding DNA (cytosine-5-)-methyltransferase — protein sequence MKFLDLFAGIGGFRLGMESQGHECLGFCEIDKFARTSYKAMFNTEGEIEYHDIKEVTDHDFRQFRGQVDIICGGFPCQAFSLAGRRLGFEDTRGTLFFEIARAAKQIQPRFLFLENVKGLLNHDEGRTFATILSTMDELGYDVEWQVLNSKDFQVPQNRERVFIIGHSRRYRPRFIFPLRRENSPAHLERLGNINPSKRGLNGEVYLTSGLAPTLTRGKGEGAKIAIPVLTPDRLEKRQHGRQFKDNQDPMFTLTSQDRHGVVVAGNLPTSFDQTGRVFDISGLSPTLTTMQGGDKVPKILLREELPFLKIKEATKRGYAKATLGDSVNLAYPDSTNRRGRVGKGISNTLTTSDNMGVVVAALEYRQDKWYEVTGIVLEGKLFRLRIRRLTPRECFRLQGFPDWAYERAESVSSKSQLYKQAGNSVTVTVIEAIAREFRRIEEEEKHESTT from the coding sequence ATGAAATTTTTAGATTTATTTGCTGGAATAGGCGGTTTTAGGCTAGGAATGGAATCACAGGGTCATGAGTGTTTGGGCTTTTGTGAAATTGATAAATTCGCCAGAACATCTTATAAAGCCATGTTTAACACAGAAGGGGAAATAGAATACCATGACATTAAAGAGGTCACAGACCATGACTTTAGACAATTTAGAGGGCAAGTGGACATCATCTGCGGGGGATTTCCTTGCCAAGCATTTTCACTCGCAGGCAGACGATTGGGATTTGAAGATACTCGAGGGACTCTCTTTTTTGAGATTGCTCGAGCGGCCAAACAAATCCAACCACGTTTTCTATTTTTGGAAAACGTCAAAGGCCTACTCAATCACGACGAGGGACGGACGTTCGCCACTATCCTCTCCACGATGGATGAATTGGGGTATGATGTCGAATGGCAGGTGCTTAACAGTAAGGACTTCCAAGTCCCGCAAAACAGAGAGCGGGTCTTTATTATCGGACATTCTAGAAGATACCGTCCCAGATTCATATTTCCTCTCAGAAGAGAAAACAGCCCAGCTCATCTTGAAAGGCTAGGAAATATCAATCCCTCTAAACGTGGTTTGAATGGTGAAGTCTATCTGACGAGTGGACTTGCTCCTACACTAACAAGAGGTAAAGGAGAGGGAGCTAAAATCGCCATTCCAGTCTTAACACCAGATAGACTAGAAAAACGGCAACATGGTCGTCAATTTAAGGACAATCAAGACCCTATGTTTACTTTGACAAGTCAAGACAGACACGGAGTTGTTGTCGCAGGAAATCTGCCCACTAGCTTTGACCAGACTGGAAGAGTATTTGACATATCTGGTTTGTCACCGACTTTGACCACCATGCAAGGTGGAGACAAGGTGCCAAAGATTTTGCTGAGGGAGGAGCTGCCATTTCTGAAAATCAAGGAAGCCACAAAAAGAGGGTACGCAAAGGCAACTCTTGGAGACTCTGTCAATCTGGCTTATCCAGACTCAACCAATCGTAGAGGACGAGTGGGAAAGGGAATATCCAATACCCTGACAACTTCAGACAATATGGGAGTGGTAGTTGCTGCTCTGGAATATCGACAGGATAAGTGGTATGAAGTTACAGGCATTGTCTTAGAGGGGAAACTTTTTCGCCTGAGAATAAGACGACTGACACCAAGAGAGTGTTTCAGACTTCAAGGCTTTCCTGACTGGGCTTATGAAAGAGCAGAAAGTGTTTCCAGTAAGAGCCAACTATACAAACAGGCAGGCAATAGCGTGACTGTCACAGTTATTGAAGCCATTGCCAGAGAATTTAGAAGAATAGAAGAGGAAGAAAAACATGAATCTACTACATAA
- a CDS encoding arsenate reductase: protein MLEVYLGNNANTNQDLLTILTTYGVTYRCTKACDVNREIILSLFAKTTDCFELLSPRFLRFKRQYSISLNEMIQLILQKPDQNLRLPLIVCQNHVYPAIGLDEVRTFLPRQVKEELFQASLMKQVTG from the coding sequence ATGCTTGAGGTATATCTAGGAAATAATGCCAATACAAATCAAGACTTACTAACCATTTTGACGACCTATGGTGTGACTTACCGTTGTACAAAAGCATGTGATGTAAACCGTGAAATCATACTGTCACTCTTTGCCAAAACCACGGATTGTTTTGAGTTGCTGTCGCCACGATTTCTTCGCTTTAAACGTCAATATTCGATAAGTTTGAATGAAATGATTCAGCTTATTCTCCAAAAACCAGACCAGAACCTTCGGCTGCCACTCATTGTCTGTCAGAATCATGTCTATCCAGCTATTGGGCTAGACGAAGTGAGAACCTTTCTTCCCAGACAGGTAAAAGAAGAACTGTTTCAGGCCAGTCTGATGAAACAAGTGACAGGGTAG
- a CDS encoding transcriptional regulator: MNERFWDNLEIILAENDLTWAELARKVFNGQYVYPSEFNRLYQKLRHYKSNRLMPQTRWVERIVLVLDIDYEDLFKR, encoded by the coding sequence ATGAATGAACGATTTTGGGACAATTTAGAAATCATTCTGGCAGAAAATGACCTCACTTGGGCAGAACTAGCTCGCAAAGTATTCAACGGTCAATATGTTTATCCAAGTGAGTTTAATCGCCTCTATCAAAAACTGCGACATTACAAATCCAATCGCCTGATGCCACAAACAAGATGGGTTGAGCGTATTGTTCTAGTCTTAGATATTGATTATGAAGATTTATTCAAGAGGTGA